In Camelina sativa cultivar DH55 chromosome 13, Cs, whole genome shotgun sequence, the genomic window ACCCAATGTTGCTACCTCGTCCAACAATGCCTCATCGACCCACTTAAAGATGTGGTTATCGTTCACAAGCTAACATTATATCATAGAATACAATGAAAATTGATGAGAAGGATTAGGCTCGGATTTGGATTAGGTCGATGTCTACATcaaacaaagcataacatagtACCTTCTTTGCTGCTGCTTCTCGACATCGAAAGTATCTCCGAGAAGGATTAGGCTCGGATTTGGAATTCTTTGCCACGATGTGTTCCCCACACCAGCATCTCTTAGGCACGCCAACGACGAATCCTCTTTGTCGAACATTTGATGAACCACTCGAACCTCCAGAAACGGTACTCATGGTTGCAAAGATCGATTTAAGAATTTTatgcttttagggtttgaggatttggggattttaatggagTTATAGATGTGTTATAGATGTATCGTCTCGGGTCGGATTATTAACATCAGtcaggttttatttttggttttctatttggTATGAACGGTATCGTATCGGTTCACTCTTTAAACCGATAACATCCCGATATATGGGTATATAGATTGAGAAGAATTTCATGAGAGCCATCTGGGACGGGGGTAAAGATCGGGCTCCATCTGgtacgatatcatagttctcatggggaaccaggacgttttcccaattaaaaaaaaaaacaaaaaacatgggTGTGTTACAACATGTCAACATGAGTGTTAGTTTATTATTAGGGAAATAATAATAAGCAAGTGTTGGATATTATCGTGAcatgtttttttaatgatgTATATGTTGGAGCCTTGGAGGAGGATAACATTAGTCCAAATCCAATGTTTAATCATGTACTCCAAAGTTCTTCTTAGCATTTTGATTCGTGTATTATttgagaaattaattaaataggGAGAGTATGATTATAATTCTTagatgttcttattttaaaacactatttaatatttgtgttttttttcaacattgaatatgcttttgtttttctttctactCTAAACTTCCAAATTATTTTTCCATCAAGAGTGATATTagaacatttatatttttagtgcCCTAATTGTACTCTCCCTGTCTTTTAAAGATTAGaagcttttacacattttaagaaaacaattattactgagtttaaatatattttttcctttcactAAAGAAATATTCCATCTGTCCCTGTCCCtgataaattgatattttagaaaaattttcTTGTCCctcaaagattgattttgtaaatatttttaatactaaaaaggTGGGAAAGTggaaaaaatagataaaatggTCAGAAAAATGAATCATCACATATGCATGAgatgaccaaaaataaaaaaaaaataaatcattagaaaaaataaaaaataaaataattatagaaattattgtcttaatatgtgtgaaaaatcctaaacatcaaaaCTATGAGGGAGAGAGggagtattatttaattttaaaccaataacaattcaaaattttaaatattttcaatgattactttttgaagtttataaaacatcaatatttgtggacaaaaaaatatcccaaaacattaATCTTTAGGAAACATAGAGAGTATGTTGTAAattaatatctttttatattaataaataaatagtgaaagcttctttaaaaaaaaagctactAGCTTAATGAGTTTTTGACAATTTCATATgttgttataagttttttttaaatatgtatgtTATCGGATTCGGAATGTAGTATCTTTCATATGTTAATAAAATCTCAATACCTATAGAATTCACAAAGGTATATGTTATATGTTAGTTGAGTTGTTTTGTTATATGTTCTTCATTGATACACGTATATTATCAcctttttgtgtgttgtgtgataAAGATATATTATCACTTGCTGAATTATATCGTTACAAGTTGTCAGAAAGCAAAACTAGCAAGGATTTAAAAGCAAAATAATACAATTGTCTGAATGCAATGAAGGGTGATAGttaaaagttgacaaaaagTGGTTGAATACATTGAAGGAAGCAAAAAGTTGGAATGCATTGCATTGTTGACAAACCATTTTGTCTGTGATAAACATTCTTGACAACACCTTGGGAGGTTAAGTTCGTTGAATTTGTATAGATTATCTTGGATTGAATTTGAAGGGAAAAATAACATGATTGCTAcgacataactttttttttttttttaaactactgGTTATATACTCTGTTAgttgattttagtttttcttttactaaattTTGATTCATAACACAAATCATAGTATTTAAGTTTAGGGGATATGGAATTGGATCGACCAATGTCCTTTATATATTGTTCTTGATCTTTCTAACCTTTTAAATCGAGATCATAACATGTTCTTTCGAAACGATAACTTTTATCAAATCTCTTAAATATATCACTTAAGATTCTATGTAATTCTTATAGCAAATCATAagtttaaaacacacaaagttACTTGGCATCAGAAGAGTAACGAAGACAAATAATGGTATTAATTACTATAGTAATTATGGAACAACAGAAATCTATAATTATGGACATGAAAAGAGACAATATTAATTATGTTACAGTCTTCGGTATTTATGTAACAATAAACGAAGATTCGTTACAACTTATACTATAACACATATTCTCCTCATTGTGTACTTGTAACGTTCTAGGGGATATATTTGATCCTTCGTTGCTCTACATTATGGCATTGTGAGTGTTACAATACCATGTGCTTGATCAATGGTTTGTTCAGTGAACACTCTCCAAAGAGAGATGGTATTTTTTTGCcaatcaataatattttataaagcTTACATACTTGCATGATCATTACGTAATTTGAGTTCAatgtttacaagttgtttatataCCCAAACGACTTAAACAAATCATGAAGCTGAAAATGACGTTATAggcatgaaaaataaaagttattttgatatataaaagtCACAAGTCTACAATTCTAAAAAGAATTCACTTTCTCGCCGATAATTGAATTTGGTCGAATTTTATAGGTACAATGTACCGTACATTCCCACAAGAAAAAGTCATAATCAGATTTATTTTATCATCAACAAAACATGTGAAAAGTATAGTAACACAATTCTATCGAAAATACTAATCAGTAATCACCGACCTGCTTAGAAAATAGCTGAAACCACTTTGGTCATAATATTACAATTCCGAGTGTAATAAAAATCGACGTAATAAATTGACTATTACACAAaagaccaaaccaaaaaaaacggGGTCTATGTTTTCGAAATGTTCGTTGAGAGTTTTTACTTTCACGAAGCTAAAGTCTAAAAATCCAAGTTctggaaatttgttttttcttcttttgattacacacaaaattaataaaaaagatgaGAAACTAATTAAGTTTCAAGAGTTTGCAACTTAATCATACAAGCCTTCTTGCTCCCACACATCAACCAgaaaatcaaccatttcctgcCATGGTTATCATAAATCAAAAACGAAccttatatcaaatttataagaAACTGGATTAACTACTGAGAAAGTTGCTTACAGGGAGAGGTATTGGACGAGAGAACCTCTTGTTCATACCCAACAAGCTCTCATATGTTGCATTCCAGCTGCAGAAAACGAATGAAACAAACATCCATGAGCATATAAGGCTAGGGAGTATCTACCATAACTGAACTTGAAATCATCTTAAACTCtctgacataaaaaaaaaatgggaaaaccTCATCTTCTATAATCTAAGAGCCTAAAGGACTATCAAGAGAAGAAATCAATCTCAAGACACTGTTCTTGTAACAAGCTAGAATAGATCTCAAGACACTATTCTTGTAACAAGCTAGAATAGATCTCAAGACACTATTTTTGTAACAAGCTTTCAAGCGCTGTCTTTGGATGACTTGCTGATGCAAATTTTATTGATGGTAGCAAACTCGaagaaaatttcaaatgaaTGGTGTCACACAGTTTTACGCATCGAttgatgaatttttagattaagaATATCCTACATTTCTTTGGTTAAGAAGTTTAACTACTATGATACGAAGATGAGAAACTCATGTTGTGCCTTTGCTTTTACCAAAAAGATTACAAAGATATTGATGGAAAGTGAGAAAACTATTGATGGTAGTACTGATAGAGCTCACAACTGAAGTCATGAAATAATTGGAAGCTTATTAATGCATGTTtcttatacataaaaaaatgtatacaaaaTAACTGCACAATATAGGACATGAAATAGAccaaatgatttttaaaaaggagaaagacaTATTAGTATTGCAATCAAATGCAAATgcagaagagaaaacaaaaacaaaaagtttcacCAACCTTATTGTAGGTTCTCGAAGTTTGGCCTTTTTTTGAGAAGTTCCATTTGCAAGCCACTGTTGCCTAGTTTGGTTCCAGTGGTTCAATCCTAAACAGGAGGAAAGAACAGAGACAAACTTTTTTAGAGAAAATGACAGCAGTGAAGAACCAAAATATGAGTAAACAGAGCAAAGCATCATGAAGTAGTAAAACAAAGCAATCTGAAAGCCAAAGAACTACTATCTGAAGATGCAAGCCAAAACATACCAATACGCAAAAAAGTGGAAgaaatattattcaaatttgtaGCATAGATCCACTGTCTGGAAGCTTATTATGCACAGGTGAGGTTAAATTCAAAGTAGGTTTGATAGAGATTCATCAGTAGCTAACATCTACGTATTCATGAGACGAAAGTTTTCTCGTTGAAACAACAAATACAAAGTAAATCTAAATCCTAGAGAAATGTGCCTCCAAATGTAC contains:
- the LOC104736556 gene encoding uncharacterized protein At4g04775-like → MSTVSGGSSGSSNVRQRGFVVGVPKRCWCGEHIVAKNSKSEPNPSRRYFRCREAAAKKLVNDNHIFKWVDEALLDEVATLGVQFERVKEEMKERTIETLQEQKLKFEKMQMEFEKELCERVEEVLLEAKAELQCRMNKSIIVCVFGFMILFALFKLV